The following proteins come from a genomic window of Nitrospirota bacterium:
- a CDS encoding sensor domain-containing diguanylate cyclase — MVSEGMPIKDEPNIEGMATRIKELEKLNEELNKKVIESFLLYKISKVLQFNYNIDDALSEVMNIIKDASGIEHIAIMLLDPQEKILRIRAAHGLKEGTIKEVSFEIGEGVVGEVAETGKPALISDVSKDKRFSFFKGWEPQIGSFIAVPLKLKEGIIGVLSVHSDEKGRFLEKDLIFMTQIGEDLSLAIEKANIFNSIWELAIKDELCGIYNRRYLLEAMNRELIRAKRNKAQLSLLMIDIDDFKVYNDTLGHLAGDDALRTVAKIASNTLRVSDIIARYGGEEFVALLPDTTKDGAVITAEKIRHNIENKKLTIESLPLKLLTVSIGIATFPEDVKTPGDLLYCADLSMYNAKRNGKNQVKTYTKGT, encoded by the coding sequence ATGGTCTCAGAAGGCATGCCCATAAAAGATGAGCCTAATATAGAAGGAATGGCAACTAGGATTAAGGAACTTGAGAAACTCAATGAAGAACTGAACAAGAAGGTTATTGAATCCTTTCTCCTTTATAAGATAAGCAAGGTGCTCCAGTTTAATTATAACATTGATGATGCACTCTCAGAGGTAATGAACATAATCAAAGATGCCTCTGGCATAGAGCATATAGCCATCATGTTATTAGACCCTCAGGAGAAGATACTCCGTATCCGTGCTGCACACGGGCTCAAGGAAGGAACAATTAAAGAGGTCTCCTTTGAGATAGGTGAAGGTGTTGTTGGAGAAGTGGCAGAGACAGGGAAACCTGCCTTAATCTCTGATGTGAGTAAAGATAAGCGATTTTCTTTTTTTAAAGGATGGGAGCCCCAGATCGGCTCTTTCATAGCTGTTCCGTTGAAGTTAAAGGAAGGAATTATAGGTGTTTTAAGCGTCCATAGCGATGAAAAGGGAAGGTTTTTAGAAAAAGACCTCATCTTTATGACACAGATAGGCGAAGACCTCTCACTCGCTATTGAAAAGGCTAATATCTTCAACAGCATCTGGGAACTTGCAATAAAGGATGAACTCTGCGGTATATATAACAGAAGGTATCTCTTAGAGGCTATGAATAGGGAGTTAATCAGGGCAAAAAGAAATAAGGCACAACTATCCCTCTTGATGATAGATATAGATGACTTTAAGGTATACAATGATACATTGGGTCACTTAGCAGGTGATGATGCATTAAGAACCGTTGCGAAGATAGCCTCTAACACCCTTCGGGTTTCAGATATTATAGCCCGGTATGGTGGTGAGGAGTTTGTAGCACTTCTGCCAGATACCACAAAAGATGGGGCTGTTATAACCGCTGAGAAGATCAGGCATAATATCGAAAATAAAAAACTAACAATAGAATCTTTACCTTTAAAACTCCTGACGGTCTCAATCGGTATAGCTACATTCCCTGAAGATGTAAAGACACCTGGAGATTTGCTTTATTGTGCAGATTTATCTATGTATAATGCAAAAAGGAATGGCAAGAATCAGGTAAAGACATATACAAAAGGCACGTGA
- a CDS encoding ATP-dependent DNA ligase, producing the protein MRFSELTEYFERLEATSKRLEMFDILSDLFKKADSSEIDKIIYLSQGQLLPPFHGLEIGMSEKLLIRSISDATDISIDDVAKEFKRTGDLGKTAENLIEEKGKHLSVQDVYQRLFEIAETSGEGSVDKKISMLGNLFSMVSSLEAKYIARFVIGRLRLGIGDPTVLEALSLSKGSREQRPELERAYNLCSDLGYVAKVLFDKGTAGIKKIKVRVGYPIRMALCERLPSSEEIIAKIGKASIEAKYDGFRCQIHKNGNNVEIFSRNLEKTTHMFPEIVEATKTQFKAKDGMFEGEALAYNEATGELFPFQITIQRKRKHGIEELAKEYPLKFFAFDLLYADGIDYTEFPYIERRNRLSALIKKDTVIELSSAIITDDPDAVVKYFEDAVEKGLEGVVAKRLDAPYSAGARNFNWIKLKRSYKGELADTVDICIVGYFRGKGHRAAFGVGAILGGVYEPESDTFKTVSKVGSGFSEEEWMRLKEILDDIALTHKPARVDSLIEPDVWVEPFYVITVTADEITRSPTHTCGRGEDGIGYALRFPRAVGFIRDDKKPEDANSVEEVIKIFNIQRRVKL; encoded by the coding sequence GTGAGATTCTCAGAACTTACAGAGTATTTTGAGAGGCTCGAGGCTACCTCAAAGAGACTCGAGATGTTCGATATACTCTCAGACCTTTTTAAGAAGGCTGATTCCTCAGAGATAGATAAAATCATATATCTTTCACAGGGACAACTTCTTCCTCCATTCCATGGTCTCGAGATAGGCATGTCAGAGAAACTTTTAATCCGGTCTATCTCAGATGCAACAGATATTTCAATAGATGATGTGGCAAAAGAGTTCAAAAGGACAGGAGACCTTGGGAAAACAGCAGAGAACCTTATTGAGGAAAAGGGGAAACACCTCTCTGTTCAGGATGTCTACCAGAGGCTTTTTGAGATTGCAGAAACATCAGGAGAAGGAAGTGTTGATAAGAAGATTTCGATGCTCGGTAACCTCTTTTCAATGGTATCCTCCTTAGAGGCAAAGTATATAGCAAGGTTTGTGATAGGACGCCTCCGTCTCGGTATCGGAGACCCAACCGTCCTTGAGGCACTGAGTCTCTCAAAGGGCTCAAGGGAACAGAGACCTGAGTTAGAGAGGGCATATAACCTCTGTTCTGATCTTGGATATGTGGCTAAAGTATTATTCGATAAAGGTACCGCGGGGATAAAGAAAATAAAGGTGCGTGTTGGTTATCCAATCAGGATGGCTCTCTGTGAAAGGCTTCCCTCATCGGAAGAGATAATCGCTAAGATAGGAAAGGCATCCATAGAGGCAAAATATGATGGATTCAGATGTCAGATTCATAAAAATGGGAATAATGTAGAAATATTCTCAAGGAATCTCGAAAAGACTACCCATATGTTCCCTGAGATCGTGGAGGCGACAAAAACCCAGTTTAAGGCGAAAGATGGTATGTTTGAGGGTGAAGCACTCGCTTACAACGAAGCCACCGGAGAACTTTTCCCATTTCAGATAACAATCCAGCGGAAAAGAAAGCATGGTATAGAAGAACTGGCAAAGGAATATCCACTTAAATTCTTTGCATTCGACCTGCTTTATGCAGATGGAATTGATTATACAGAGTTTCCATACATCGAGAGGAGAAATAGACTTTCAGCACTTATCAAGAAAGATACGGTCATAGAGCTTTCGAGTGCAATTATTACAGATGACCCCGATGCCGTAGTAAAATACTTTGAAGACGCCGTTGAAAAAGGGCTTGAGGGTGTGGTTGCAAAGAGACTCGATGCCCCGTACTCAGCAGGTGCAAGAAACTTCAACTGGATAAAACTTAAAAGGAGTTATAAAGGTGAACTCGCAGATACTGTTGACATCTGTATTGTTGGCTATTTTAGAGGCAAAGGTCATAGGGCGGCATTCGGTGTAGGTGCCATTCTTGGCGGAGTGTATGAGCCTGAGAGCGATACATTTAAAACAGTGAGTAAGGTAGGTTCAGGCTTCAGTGAGGAAGAATGGATGAGGTTGAAAGAAATACTTGATGATATAGCACTTACGCATAAACCAGCAAGGGTAGATTCTTTAATAGAACCTGATGTATGGGTCGAACCATTTTATGTTATTACTGTGACCGCTGATGAGATTACACGCTCTCCCACACACACATGCGGAAGGGGTGAAGACGGGATAGGTTATGCGTTGAGATTCCCCAGGGCAGTAGGATTCATAAGGGATGATAAAAAGCCAGAGGATGCAAATTCGGTTGAAGAGGTGATTAAGATTTTTAACATCCAAAGACGTGTGAAATTGTGA
- a CDS encoding M48 family metalloprotease translates to MQKSKIKIKEFHNFTFCNLNFDFYKIIALILTLLLLPTCAVNPVTGERELMLISEEQEINMGKQAAPSLNWGFGGKYYDPELEGYLGDIVKRIWANSHRPNLPFKFQVQNSSIPNAFALPGFVTITRGLLVEMENEAQFAAVMGHEVGHVMARHSAKRVSLGILQQIGLVAGSVAIEGQKGGDLFLTAGALGSGLLLLKYDRNQEIQSDRLGVLYMSRIGYEPSEALNAHKVLESAVGKFLSRLGKEKKEETFFEELFSTHPRTAVRLEEIHAMIKELPLYTIQGDGRNADKFNTMLRGIRDVNQAYLQYDNAEGAFNNGKINDAEESLKKAISMNGKQAPFHNLLGFVRIKQKRYTEAESLFRKALEIDNGYQPAYYGLGVLAYVNNNPKLATLHLKKSIEMFPEHPGSNFFLGLSYYATRNYNGAIKYLSIFSSMAPQHPEIHGYLGMSYEHVGDIHSAFNEYSMQVRIAPNSQLGKHARQRLIVLSPFIQPPQPRKK, encoded by the coding sequence ATGCAAAAATCAAAAATCAAAATTAAGGAATTCCATAATTTTACATTTTGCAATTTGAATTTTGATTTTTACAAAATAATAGCACTCATCTTAACCCTTTTACTCCTTCCTACCTGTGCAGTAAATCCGGTGACAGGAGAAAGAGAACTCATGTTAATCTCTGAAGAGCAGGAGATAAACATGGGCAAACAGGCTGCACCCAGCCTTAACTGGGGTTTTGGTGGTAAATACTACGATCCTGAACTTGAAGGATATCTCGGCGATATTGTAAAGAGGATATGGGCAAATTCGCATAGGCCAAACCTTCCTTTCAAGTTTCAGGTTCAAAACTCATCCATTCCAAACGCCTTTGCACTCCCTGGATTTGTTACTATAACAAGAGGATTGCTTGTAGAAATGGAAAACGAGGCACAATTTGCAGCGGTCATGGGGCATGAGGTAGGACATGTGATGGCAAGACATTCAGCAAAGAGAGTCTCCTTAGGAATACTTCAACAGATAGGTCTTGTTGCTGGTTCTGTTGCGATTGAGGGACAGAAGGGTGGTGATTTATTTCTTACTGCGGGGGCACTCGGGAGCGGACTGCTCTTGTTGAAATACGATAGAAATCAGGAGATACAGTCAGATAGACTCGGGGTTCTTTATATGTCGAGGATTGGTTATGAGCCGTCAGAGGCGTTAAATGCCCACAAAGTGCTTGAATCTGCTGTTGGAAAATTTCTCTCAAGACTCGGAAAGGAGAAAAAGGAAGAGACATTTTTTGAGGAACTTTTTTCTACACATCCAAGAACTGCTGTTCGTCTTGAAGAGATCCATGCAATGATAAAGGAACTTCCACTATACACCATTCAGGGAGATGGCAGGAATGCAGATAAATTTAATACCATGCTCAGAGGTATAAGGGATGTCAATCAAGCATATCTACAGTATGATAATGCTGAGGGGGCATTTAATAACGGTAAGATAAATGATGCAGAGGAATCCCTTAAGAAGGCGATTTCAATGAATGGGAAACAGGCACCTTTTCATAATCTACTCGGGTTTGTCCGTATAAAACAGAAACGATACACTGAGGCAGAATCTTTATTCAGGAAGGCACTTGAGATAGACAATGGCTATCAACCCGCTTATTATGGTCTCGGAGTCCTTGCATATGTTAACAATAACCCAAAACTCGCAACGCTCCACCTCAAAAAGAGCATAGAGATGTTCCCTGAGCACCCAGGGTCTAATTTCTTTTTGGGGCTGAGTTACTATGCTACAAGGAACTATAACGGAGCAATAAAATATCTCAGTATCTTCTCATCTATGGCACCGCAGCATCCTGAGATTCACGGATACCTCGGCATGAGCTATGAGCATGTAGGAGACATTCATAGTGCATTCAATGAATACAGTATGCAGGTAAGGATTGCACCTAACTCTCAGCTTGGTAAGCATGCAAGACAGAGGCTCATTGTTCTCAGCCCTTTCATACAACCACCGCAACCAAGAAAGAAATAA
- a CDS encoding PaaI family thioesterase, translated as MDLQDDHYCFVCGKKNPIGLRLDFYLDKDAKSMTTEFTPSKIHQGYKDIVHGGLISTVLDEIMVKLVIGLGMIAVTASMEIRLRKPLVVGERITVSARLLSKSKRLIEAEAKAVKDNGSVVAEARGKLIPWVEKRDSSGQVKI; from the coding sequence ATGGATCTTCAGGACGACCATTACTGTTTTGTATGTGGTAAGAAAAACCCCATCGGACTCAGACTTGATTTCTATCTCGATAAGGATGCAAAAAGTATGACCACTGAGTTTACACCTTCAAAGATACATCAGGGATATAAGGACATAGTTCATGGCGGGCTTATATCTACTGTCCTTGATGAGATTATGGTGAAACTCGTTATTGGTCTCGGAATGATTGCAGTAACAGCCTCTATGGAGATAAGATTGAGAAAACCTCTTGTAGTCGGTGAAAGGATTACTGTCAGTGCAAGGTTGCTTTCAAAATCGAAGAGGCTTATTGAGGCAGAGGCTAAGGCAGTAAAGGATAATGGCAGTGTGGTTGCTGAAGCACGGGGAAAACTTATCCCTTGGGTAGAAAAAAGGGATTCAAGTGGTCAAGTGAAAATTTAA
- the fabF gene encoding beta-ketoacyl-ACP synthase II — MKRRVVITGIGAVTPLGNTMKDTWSALCEGVSGIAHITRFDASYFPSMIAGEIKGFSAGLFITKKGLRRLDPFIHYATASALMAVEDSEVRFESTEKERYGVVIGSSRGGILSTEASYNQYLHKGPHGITPFYTPMSTIGMAAGYIAIRLRINGPSLGISTACSSGTHAIGEAYRMIQRGEVELVFTGGTEASISPLILGGYAAAKVLSTRNNEPQKASRPFDRHRDGFVLSEGACILVLEEMQHALQRNARIYAEIIGYGSSTDAYHQTDLPPDGSGAVMAMRKALMDANISPSEIDYINAHGTSTLQNDRVETLAIKTVFNKDAFKIPVSSIKSMTGHMLAASGALEVGATAMSIYEGIIPPTINYEMPDSECDLDYVPNTTRRQQIEIALTNSFGFGGMNAVIVLRKSV, encoded by the coding sequence ATGAAGAGACGTGTTGTTATAACTGGCATAGGTGCGGTAACACCACTTGGAAATACTATGAAGGACACTTGGAGTGCCCTTTGTGAAGGGGTATCTGGCATAGCACATATAACCCGCTTTGATGCCTCCTATTTTCCGAGCATGATTGCTGGAGAGATTAAGGGCTTTTCTGCTGGTTTATTTATCACCAAAAAGGGGCTGAGAAGGCTCGATCCATTCATACACTATGCTACTGCCTCTGCATTGATGGCTGTTGAGGACTCTGAAGTTCGATTCGAATCAACAGAAAAAGAAAGATATGGTGTTGTAATCGGTTCAAGTCGTGGTGGAATATTATCCACAGAGGCATCATATAATCAATATCTTCATAAAGGACCTCATGGCATAACACCATTTTATACACCGATGTCTACCATTGGTATGGCAGCAGGTTATATAGCCATAAGACTCAGGATTAATGGTCCAAGCCTCGGTATCTCTACTGCCTGCTCTTCGGGAACCCATGCAATTGGAGAGGCATACAGGATGATTCAGAGGGGTGAGGTTGAGCTGGTGTTTACTGGAGGGACTGAGGCATCCATCTCTCCATTAATTCTTGGTGGCTATGCCGCAGCAAAGGTTCTCTCTACCAGAAATAATGAACCACAGAAGGCAAGCAGACCTTTCGACAGACACAGAGATGGTTTTGTTCTCTCTGAAGGAGCATGTATACTGGTTCTTGAGGAAATGCAACATGCCCTTCAGCGAAATGCAAGGATATACGCAGAGATAATCGGTTATGGCTCATCTACAGATGCCTACCATCAGACAGATTTGCCTCCTGATGGAAGCGGTGCTGTTATGGCCATGAGGAAAGCACTGATGGATGCTAATATATCTCCATCCGAAATAGATTACATAAACGCACATGGTACATCCACACTGCAGAATGACAGAGTTGAAACACTCGCAATCAAGACGGTCTTCAATAAAGATGCCTTTAAGATACCTGTAAGTTCAATTAAATCAATGACAGGACACATGCTTGCCGCATCAGGGGCACTCGAAGTAGGAGCGACAGCGATGAGTATCTACGAAGGCATAATACCACCCACCATTAATTATGAAATGCCTGACTCTGAATGTGACCTCGACTATGTGCCGAATACAACGAGAAGACAGCAAATTGAAATCGCACTCACAAACTCCTTCGGTTTTGGTGGAATGAATGCGGTGATCGTCCTTCGAAAGTCAGTGTGA
- a CDS encoding LysM peptidoglycan-binding domain-containing protein, with protein sequence MKQSSSRPSLSKGRGNLVFFVIIAAFNILLFYSFTFGSEDIKDTKKYTVKKGDTLWDISKALLGDPFLWKKLWEENPEIKNPDKIYPGQVINIPVVEKEKLAEEEKKPEPVEKKVEVEKEMPVTPVKKEPVAVKEPPTRVVADVNLIASSGYITDEIPDKNIVVSSGGEKVILSKGDNALLDSNGKKIGDRFMIARSIKKVYHPVTEDFLGYLVKVLGDVKVVRIDGKIAIAEVMNSYDYIAVGDRVLPYQELNPLIIPLERKVEQKQVRGHIVEIIDDRVRGAFMDIVYLDKGSRDGLTAGDIFNIFEEGGKIRHPLSGEKVAIPDMPIGQVQVIALKEETSTAKVLKSIKEIKRGDIFISH encoded by the coding sequence TTGAAACAGAGTTCGAGCCGTCCATCTCTATCCAAAGGACGGGGCAATCTGGTATTTTTTGTAATTATTGCAGCATTTAACATACTCCTCTTTTACAGTTTTACATTCGGCTCTGAGGATATAAAAGATACCAAAAAATATACCGTCAAAAAGGGTGATACATTATGGGACATTTCAAAGGCACTTCTTGGTGACCCATTTCTATGGAAGAAACTCTGGGAGGAGAACCCTGAGATAAAAAACCCAGATAAGATTTATCCTGGTCAGGTAATAAATATCCCGGTTGTAGAGAAGGAAAAGTTAGCTGAAGAAGAGAAAAAACCTGAACCAGTAGAAAAGAAGGTTGAGGTCGAGAAAGAAATGCCCGTTACTCCAGTAAAGAAAGAACCTGTTGCAGTTAAAGAGCCTCCTACCAGAGTTGTTGCTGATGTCAATCTTATTGCCTCAAGTGGATACATCACTGATGAGATACCTGATAAAAATATAGTTGTTTCATCAGGAGGAGAGAAGGTTATACTCAGCAAAGGTGATAATGCCTTATTGGACAGCAATGGTAAAAAGATAGGCGACAGGTTTATGATTGCTCGAAGTATAAAAAAGGTTTACCATCCTGTGACAGAAGATTTTCTCGGCTATCTTGTTAAGGTCCTGGGTGATGTGAAGGTAGTAAGGATTGATGGTAAGATAGCTATAGCAGAAGTAATGAACTCATATGATTATATTGCTGTGGGTGACAGGGTATTGCCATATCAGGAACTGAACCCATTAATCATCCCACTTGAAAGAAAGGTTGAACAGAAACAGGTGAGAGGACATATTGTAGAGATTATAGATGACAGGGTAAGAGGTGCCTTTATGGATATAGTCTATCTCGATAAGGGAAGTAGAGATGGTTTAACTGCAGGTGATATATTTAATATCTTTGAAGAGGGTGGTAAGATAAGGCATCCTCTATCTGGAGAGAAGGTAGCAATCCCTGATATGCCTATCGGTCAGGTGCAGGTTATTGCTTTAAAAGAGGAAACATCCACTGCAAAGGTTCTCAAGTCAATAAAAGAAATCAAAAGAGGAGATATATTTATCTCACACTGA
- a CDS encoding transketolase: MEIKTADIAKLKKTARMIRIDILKMLTIAGSGHTGGSLSATDIVTALYFAKMRHDPNNPEWQERDRFILSKGHAAPLLYAVLARSEYFGMDMLTTLRKIDSPLQGHPSKNTLPGIEASTGSLGQGLSIANGIALGLRLDGYNARVYVLLGDGETQEGQVWEAAMTSSHYKIDNLCAIIDNNGLQIDGRVKDVMGIDPLVDKWRAFGWHTIEIDGHDMEEILSAFDEAEEVKGKPTMIIAHTIKGKGVSFFEGKARYHGIAPTPEELATALLELEDKDLVV; this comes from the coding sequence GTGGAGATTAAGACAGCTGACATTGCTAAACTTAAGAAGACAGCAAGGATGATCAGGATAGATATCCTTAAGATGCTTACAATCGCTGGTTCAGGGCACACAGGAGGCTCACTTTCAGCAACCGACATTGTTACTGCGCTGTATTTTGCCAAGATGCGCCATGACCCTAATAATCCAGAGTGGCAGGAGAGAGACAGGTTCATCCTCTCAAAAGGGCATGCAGCCCCCCTCCTCTATGCTGTCCTTGCAAGGTCAGAATATTTCGGGATGGATATGCTGACTACCCTGAGAAAGATAGATAGCCCCTTACAGGGACACCCCAGTAAAAACACACTTCCCGGTATTGAGGCATCGACAGGCTCGCTCGGTCAGGGACTTTCCATAGCAAACGGTATCGCACTGGGGCTGAGATTAGATGGCTATAATGCAAGAGTATATGTCCTTCTTGGAGATGGAGAGACGCAGGAAGGACAGGTATGGGAAGCAGCCATGACATCATCCCACTATAAGATTGATAATCTCTGTGCAATTATAGATAACAACGGACTTCAGATAGATGGAAGGGTAAAGGATGTTATGGGAATCGATCCTCTCGTTGATAAGTGGAGGGCGTTTGGCTGGCACACCATAGAGATAGATGGTCATGATATGGAGGAGATACTATCTGCCTTTGATGAAGCAGAGGAAGTTAAAGGTAAACCAACGATGATAATCGCACATACTATTAAAGGAAAGGGTGTCTCATTTTTTGAAGGTAAGGCAAGGTATCATGGTATAGCACCTACGCCTGAAGAATTAGCCACTGCATTATTGGAGTTAGAAGATAAGGATTTGGTGGTATGA
- a CDS encoding transketolase family protein: MSQKIATRDAYGAALLELGRRREDVVVLDADLSGSTKTERFAAEFPSRFFNMGISEQDMIGTAAGLALAGKLPFASTFAIFETGRAWEQIRQSICYPKLNVRLVASHGGITVGEDGASHQSTEDITVMRVLPNMTVIVPADATETVAIINAIADYKGPVYVRLGRAKVPVIFEEDYRFKIGSAYVLSLGKDVNILATGIMVSEALRAAEILRDEKIDAGVINISTIKPLDGETVLKAAKTSRTIVTAEEHSIIGGLGSAVAEFLSEVFPVLVWRVGIKDRFGCSGTPEGLMKLYEITAEDIVVAAREAMSKKR; encoded by the coding sequence ATGAGCCAGAAGATAGCAACAAGAGATGCCTACGGTGCAGCATTACTGGAACTTGGCAGGAGAAGGGAAGATGTTGTTGTCCTCGATGCGGATCTTTCAGGGTCAACAAAGACAGAAAGGTTTGCAGCAGAGTTTCCATCAAGGTTCTTCAATATGGGCATATCCGAACAGGACATGATCGGGACAGCAGCAGGGCTTGCACTTGCAGGAAAACTCCCATTCGCAAGTACCTTTGCTATATTTGAGACAGGAAGGGCATGGGAACAGATCAGACAATCTATCTGTTATCCTAAATTAAATGTTAGACTTGTTGCGAGCCATGGAGGGATTACTGTAGGAGAAGATGGGGCTTCTCATCAATCAACAGAAGATATTACGGTAATGAGGGTCTTACCAAACATGACAGTCATCGTTCCTGCTGATGCAACCGAGACGGTTGCAATCATAAATGCGATTGCAGATTATAAAGGTCCTGTGTATGTGAGACTCGGGCGGGCGAAGGTTCCTGTAATATTTGAAGAGGATTATAGATTTAAGATAGGAAGTGCCTATGTCCTGAGCCTGGGAAAGGATGTAAATATACTTGCGACTGGGATTATGGTAAGTGAGGCATTGCGTGCAGCTGAAATCCTGAGAGATGAAAAAATAGATGCAGGGGTCATCAATATCTCGACTATTAAACCCCTCGATGGAGAGACTGTTCTTAAAGCAGCAAAGACAAGCAGGACGATTGTGACAGCAGAAGAGCATTCTATTATCGGAGGACTTGGTAGTGCGGTAGCTGAATTCTTGTCAGAGGTATTCCCAGTGCTGGTATGGCGAGTGGGAATAAAAGATAGATTTGGATGTTCAGGTACACCAGAGGGTCTTATGAAACTTTATGAGATTACCGCTGAGGATATAGTGGTGGCAGCAAGAGAGGCGATGAGTAAGAAAAGATGA
- the ftsE gene encoding cell division ATP-binding protein FtsE, protein MIQMYHVTKYYNEEVSALRDINLRVEKGELVFLTGPSGAGKTTLLKLIYCAERPEEGQIFVAGWDVAKLRRRSIPYLRRNIGVVFQDFKLLQKKTVFENIAFALRVMGTSHKEIKRRVPQVLKLVGLSHKMDSFPQHLSGGEQQKLVIARAVVNEPAVLLADEPTGNLDVERSLEIINLFREINIRGTTVLIATHNQGLIQQFKSRVITLNKGCITEDNPAIYTAQYS, encoded by the coding sequence ATGATTCAGATGTATCATGTAACAAAGTACTATAATGAAGAAGTATCAGCCCTCAGGGATATAAACCTGAGAGTAGAAAAGGGTGAACTGGTTTTTCTGACTGGTCCAAGTGGTGCAGGCAAGACTACATTACTCAAATTGATTTACTGTGCCGAAAGACCTGAGGAGGGTCAGATATTTGTTGCAGGATGGGATGTGGCAAAGTTAAGAAGGAGGAGTATCCCTTACCTTAGAAGAAATATAGGTGTGGTATTTCAGGACTTTAAACTACTTCAAAAAAAGACGGTATTTGAGAATATTGCATTTGCCCTGAGAGTTATGGGAACATCTCATAAGGAGATCAAGAGAAGGGTGCCACAGGTGTTAAAACTTGTTGGGCTTTCGCATAAGATGGATAGTTTTCCACAACACCTTTCTGGTGGAGAACAGCAGAAGTTAGTAATCGCAAGGGCTGTTGTTAATGAACCGGCTGTGTTGTTAGCAGATGAGCCCACAGGCAACCTCGATGTTGAGAGATCTTTGGAAATTATAAATCTCTTCAGAGAAATAAATATTCGAGGGACAACAGTATTGATTGCAACACATAATCAGGGATTGATACAGCAGTTTAAAAGTAGGGTTATAACTTTAAATAAAGGGTGTATAACGGAGGATAACCCAGCGATATATACAGCGCAATACAGTTAA
- the ftsX gene encoding permease-like cell division protein FtsX: MNLQNIPYFIKEGMINISRNKLANLLTVLTISTALSIFGIFLIVYLNLTSLLQNWGEYVRITIYLKDTATDKNIKHIREYIQGENAVRELRFISKEEAMEEFRQSLKGKEGLLEGIGRNPLPASFELKIEKQFRYIEFIRLLSERFSKLDGVDEVQYGEEWFSNLIAFLNLLKITGFFIGSLFAVAIIFIISSTISLSLYAREEEIGIMKLLGATNGFIKTPFIIEGMFQGAVGSAIAILILSAVYHLFTQNLILSPWLFLVSSNPSFLPRYLIAGLVLVGPILGIIGSLSSINRFLRVMP; this comes from the coding sequence ATGAACCTACAAAACATTCCATATTTTATCAAAGAGGGAATGATCAATATTTCCAGAAACAAGCTGGCAAATCTTCTTACGGTTCTGACAATCTCAACAGCACTTTCGATATTTGGAATATTTCTTATCGTGTATCTGAACCTCACATCACTTCTTCAGAACTGGGGGGAATATGTTAGGATTACGATATATCTTAAGGATACTGCTACAGATAAAAACATAAAACACATAAGGGAATATATTCAAGGTGAAAATGCGGTAAGAGAATTAAGGTTTATCTCAAAAGAAGAAGCAATGGAAGAATTCAGGCAGTCTCTTAAAGGGAAAGAGGGGTTACTTGAAGGGATTGGTCGCAATCCTCTTCCAGCCTCATTTGAACTCAAGATAGAAAAACAATTCAGATACATAGAATTTATAAGGTTACTATCAGAAAGATTTAGCAAACTCGATGGTGTTGATGAGGTTCAATATGGAGAAGAGTGGTTTTCTAATCTTATTGCTTTTCTAAATCTTCTTAAAATAACAGGATTCTTTATAGGAAGCCTCTTTGCAGTGGCAATAATTTTTATAATATCAAGCACGATTTCCTTATCACTCTATGCAAGAGAAGAAGAGATTGGGATAATGAAGTTACTCGGTGCAACAAATGGATTTATAAAAACACCTTTTATTATAGAAGGGATGTTTCAGGGAGCTGTAGGGAGCGCCATAGCTATATTGATACTCAGTGCTGTATATCATTTGTTTACACAGAATCTTATTCTTTCTCCATGGTTATTTCTCGTAAGTTCAAACCCTTCTTTTCTTCCTCGCTATCTCATCGCAGGATTAGTCCTTGTGGGTCCAATTCTCGGCATCATCGGAAGCCTCAGTTCTATTAATAGATTTTTGAGGGTAATGCCATGA